In Bradyrhizobium sp. 1(2017), one DNA window encodes the following:
- a CDS encoding RbsD/FucU family protein — protein sequence MLKSIDPILTPDLLWLLASMGHGDDLVVVDANHPATRIAATTSSQRLIHLPGMTMETAVRAIMTLYPLDDFDPDPVRVMMPVDDPDRVPDVQRAVLVEIERAVGQPVAPGKLSRPDFYRAAAAGFGVVQVGDSRGYGCFLIRKGVI from the coding sequence ATGCTGAAATCGATCGATCCGATCCTCACGCCCGACCTGCTCTGGCTGCTTGCCTCCATGGGGCACGGCGACGACCTCGTGGTCGTCGATGCTAACCACCCGGCGACCCGCATTGCGGCCACGACCTCGTCGCAGCGCCTGATCCACCTGCCGGGCATGACCATGGAGACGGCGGTCCGCGCCATCATGACGCTCTATCCGCTCGACGATTTCGATCCCGATCCGGTGCGCGTGATGATGCCGGTCGACGATCCCGACCGCGTGCCTGACGTGCAGCGCGCGGTGCTCGTGGAGATCGAACGCGCCGTCGGTCAACCGGTCGCGCCCGGAAAACTCTCGCGGCCGGATTTTTATCGCGCGGCGGCAGCGGGCTTTGGCGTCGTGCAGGTCGGCGACAGCAGGGGTTATGGGTGCTTCCTGATCAGGAAGGGTGTGATCTGA
- a CDS encoding Na/Pi cotransporter family protein, which translates to MSTAISTLGGVGLFLLGMTVMTEGLKTLAGSALRTVLGKAASTPLLGSFWGGVVTLLVQSSSATTMTTIGLVSAGLLTFQQGLSLVFGANIGTTGTGWLVALIGVRVSLTAAALPMIFVGALTKLLGKGRISGVGAALAGFGLVLFGLTTLQQGMSGLAERLHPADLPTVLGSPGVSWLSGLFGVLALVVIGLVMTALMQSSTAAIAVTLSAYFAGAVGLDQACALIIGQNIGTATSSALAAIGASPTAKRLAVAYVLFKLIAALIALVAFPVVTPLLLRASDTIDGVTLLAGYHTAFNVVGVAVLLPLINPFTRLVERILPERGSALTRCLDPSALATPIVAVEAVRRTIARVLLTVCGSVEAKLAGDAGSIRLGKDAVSVKEAADAVHQAQIFLSDVAGPPDTDDEQQRLTSTLHALDHASRLTDLAGGGSNFATVAGGPEDIRAAELCAEVMRSAAAIARGVAAPPRVDGSPHSVPALRAGDAMAGPRADPTDEAIAELERCTTQLAEMLRTHRSATLGAVANGTLTADTALLRVEAVRNLEALSQHAWRSAAHLVGRG; encoded by the coding sequence ATGTCCACGGCGATCTCGACACTCGGCGGGGTGGGTCTCTTCCTGCTCGGCATGACCGTGATGACGGAGGGCCTGAAGACGCTGGCCGGCTCTGCGCTACGCACGGTGCTCGGCAAGGCTGCGTCGACGCCGCTGCTTGGCTCGTTTTGGGGGGGCGTGGTCACGCTGCTGGTGCAGTCCTCCAGCGCAACGACCATGACAACGATCGGTCTCGTCAGTGCCGGCCTCTTGACCTTCCAGCAAGGGTTGAGCCTCGTCTTCGGCGCGAATATCGGCACCACCGGGACCGGCTGGCTGGTCGCGCTGATCGGCGTCCGCGTCTCGCTCACGGCCGCGGCGCTGCCGATGATCTTCGTCGGCGCGTTGACCAAGCTTCTCGGCAAGGGACGAATCTCCGGGGTCGGCGCCGCGCTCGCCGGCTTCGGACTTGTGCTGTTCGGCTTGACGACCCTGCAGCAGGGCATGAGCGGGCTGGCTGAACGATTGCACCCGGCGGACCTGCCCACGGTCCTCGGCAGTCCCGGGGTGTCGTGGTTGTCGGGGCTCTTCGGCGTGCTGGCGCTGGTCGTGATCGGATTGGTCATGACCGCGCTGATGCAATCGTCGACGGCCGCGATCGCGGTGACCCTGTCCGCCTATTTCGCAGGTGCGGTCGGGTTGGACCAAGCCTGCGCCCTGATCATCGGCCAGAACATCGGAACAGCGACGAGTTCCGCCCTGGCCGCGATCGGCGCGAGCCCGACCGCGAAGCGGCTGGCCGTCGCCTACGTTCTTTTCAAGCTGATTGCCGCACTCATCGCGCTGGTGGCTTTTCCCGTCGTAACGCCCTTGCTGCTGCGCGCCTCGGACACGATCGACGGCGTCACGCTGCTGGCCGGCTACCACACCGCCTTCAACGTCGTCGGCGTCGCGGTCCTGCTGCCGTTGATCAACCCGTTCACGCGATTGGTCGAACGGATTCTGCCCGAGCGCGGCTCGGCGCTGACGCGATGTCTCGATCCTTCGGCGCTGGCGACCCCGATCGTGGCGGTGGAGGCGGTACGGCGCACGATCGCGCGCGTGCTCTTGACGGTGTGCGGTTCGGTCGAAGCGAAACTGGCCGGCGACGCTGGATCGATACGCCTGGGAAAGGACGCTGTATCCGTAAAGGAGGCGGCCGATGCCGTGCACCAAGCACAAATATTCCTCTCGGATGTAGCTGGACCGCCTGACACCGACGACGAGCAACAGCGTCTGACGAGCACGCTGCACGCCCTCGACCACGCGTCCCGGCTGACGGACCTCGCAGGTGGAGGAAGCAATTTCGCTACGGTGGCAGGCGGACCGGAGGACATCCGCGCCGCAGAGCTATGTGCCGAAGTCATGCGAAGCGCGGCCGCGATTGCGCGCGGCGTGGCGGCGCCGCCCCGCGTCGACGGATCGCCGCACTCCGTACCCGCCTTGCGTGCCGGCGACGCCATGGCCGGTCCGCGCGCCGACCCAACCGACGAGGCGATCGCAGAGCTCGAGCGTTGTACGACACAGCTCGCCGAAATGCTGCGCACCCATCGCAGTGCGACGCTCGGTGCGGTGGCCAATGGTACCCTGACCGCCGACACTGCCCTGCTTCGTGTCGAGGCGGTGCGAAACCTCGAAGCTCTGTCGCAGCACGCCTGGCGCTCGGCGGCTCATCTGGTGGGACGGGGCTAG